The Blastocatellia bacterium genome has a window encoding:
- a CDS encoding amino acid permease → MFKELFRVKSVDSILRESEKPEYSLKRALTAVDLTALGVGAIIGAGIFALTGTAAAGTVDPVTGEVLRPGAGPGLIVSFILTGIACGFCALCYAEFASLIPISGSAYTYAYATLGELVAWIIGWDLILEYAVGNIAVAVSWSGYFIELLRGLGLEIPPNWQWLTVSYNVGIHRPEIVAHAPKLFGVPLIVNLPAFGIVALLTVILVIGVKESARFNAIMVGVKLLVLVFFIIVGFVYVKPENWRPFAPNGWEGIMTGAALVFFAYIGFDAVSTTAEETKNPQRDLPLGMIGSLAICTILYVVTAAVLTGLISYKELGVAEPLALALRTLDLNWAAGIVAFGAVMATTSVLLVFQMGQPRIFFSMSRDGLLPARFASVHPRFKTPYLTTILTGIFVAVPAAFVDIGDAAELTNIGTLFAFVLVCAGVIILRHTDPERPRPFKAPLVPAVPLLGIFSCLYLMISLPRITWVRFGVWLAVGLLIYAWYGLSHSRLLEAQKRRGTLRMVLSGVSTIILGFVSLAASHHYQEALARATTSGATGQIQYARSMLTLTDMGFEAGVILGLLLVVTAIVLHRSRAET, encoded by the coding sequence ATGTTCAAGGAGCTTTTTCGCGTCAAGAGCGTTGATTCGATCCTCCGCGAGAGCGAGAAGCCGGAGTATTCGCTCAAACGGGCGCTGACGGCTGTTGATCTGACGGCGCTGGGCGTGGGAGCCATCATCGGAGCGGGAATTTTTGCCCTGACGGGCACGGCGGCTGCCGGGACGGTTGATCCTGTGACGGGCGAAGTCCTCCGACCGGGAGCCGGTCCGGGATTGATCGTCTCTTTCATTCTCACGGGAATCGCCTGCGGCTTTTGTGCGCTGTGTTATGCTGAATTCGCTTCGCTCATCCCTATTTCGGGGAGCGCCTACACCTATGCCTACGCGACGCTCGGCGAGCTGGTCGCCTGGATCATCGGCTGGGATCTCATTCTCGAATATGCCGTCGGCAATATTGCTGTCGCCGTGAGCTGGTCGGGGTATTTCATCGAGCTTCTGCGGGGATTGGGTCTGGAGATCCCCCCCAACTGGCAGTGGCTCACGGTCAGTTACAATGTCGGCATCCATCGGCCGGAGATCGTCGCTCATGCGCCGAAGCTTTTCGGAGTGCCGCTCATTGTGAATCTGCCCGCATTTGGCATCGTCGCCCTGCTCACCGTGATCCTGGTCATCGGAGTCAAGGAGAGCGCTCGCTTCAATGCCATCATGGTGGGAGTGAAGCTGCTCGTTCTTGTGTTTTTCATCATCGTGGGCTTTGTCTACGTCAAGCCGGAGAACTGGCGGCCATTTGCTCCGAATGGCTGGGAGGGGATCATGACGGGGGCAGCGCTCGTCTTTTTCGCCTACATCGGTTTCGATGCCGTCTCGACCACGGCCGAGGAGACGAAAAATCCCCAGCGAGATTTGCCGCTGGGGATGATCGGGTCGCTGGCCATTTGCACGATTCTCTATGTCGTCACCGCCGCCGTTCTTACCGGGTTGATCTCCTACAAGGAACTTGGGGTTGCCGAGCCTCTCGCGCTGGCGCTGCGGACGCTGGATTTGAACTGGGCTGCGGGGATTGTGGCGTTTGGGGCGGTGATGGCGACGACGTCAGTTTTGCTCGTCTTCCAGATGGGTCAGCCGCGCATCTTCTTTTCCATGTCCCGTGACGGATTGTTGCCCGCGCGATTTGCTTCGGTTCACCCACGATTCAAAACGCCGTACCTGACGACCATCCTGACGGGAATCTTCGTCGCAGTCCCGGCAGCGTTCGTGGACATCGGCGATGCCGCGGAACTGACCAATATTGGAACACTCTTCGCCTTTGTGCTCGTTTGTGCGGGTGTCATTATCCTTCGCCACACCGATCCTGAGCGGCCGCGCCCGTTCAAGGCTCCTCTGGTGCCCGCGGTGCCGCTTCTGGGAATTTTCAGTTGCCTCTATCTGATGATCAGCCTCCCCCGCATCACCTGGGTGCGATTCGGGGTATGGCTCGCCGTCGGATTGTTGATCTACGCCTGGTATGGCCTGAGCCACAGCCGTCTGCTGGAGGCGCAGAAGCGCCGAGGAACCTTGCGAATGGTCTTGAGCGGCGTTTCCACAATCATCCTCGGTTTTGTCAGTTTGGCCGCGAGTCACCACTATCAGGAAGCACTTGCACGAGCGACCACCAGCGGGGCAACGGGTCAAATTCAATACGCCCGTTCGATGCTCACCCTGACCGATATGGGGTTTGAAGCCGGAGTCATCCTGGGGCTGCTGCTTGTCGTTACCGCGATTGTTTTGCATCGGAGCAGAGCGGAGACCTGA
- the ftsL gene encoding cell division protein FtsL: MHTLGWALIIVLVVGLCGTAILRTRAEYREARAEYEQIEAEVKRLQRENERLREEIHALKNDPQVIERIAREELHMIRPDEMVLSFPPSRKK; the protein is encoded by the coding sequence TTGCATACACTGGGCTGGGCTCTCATCATCGTCCTGGTCGTGGGTCTGTGTGGCACGGCCATCCTGCGCACGCGGGCGGAATATCGGGAGGCCCGCGCCGAGTACGAACAGATCGAAGCCGAGGTGAAACGGCTGCAAAGAGAAAACGAGCGGCTTCGGGAGGAAATCCACGCCCTCAAGAACGATCCGCAGGTGATCGAACGGATCGCCCGAGAAGAATTGCACATGATTCGACCGGATGAAATGGTGCTCTCCTTTCCTCCATCGCGGAAGAAGTGA
- a CDS encoding alpha/beta hydrolase fold domain-containing protein — MNTLMRIGCLTATVLLGVQAPIVSTRETGRAEPVLLFGIGMHIEPLGRTAQGYGSGGADYRQGSLFERHVQDILTVARMIEAHGGRMTVQAQSPFTQVATERGNTILADLEARGHEIGLHFHEDAHLGRNPEQLAVETWCAVMQQEIGLIHQAGVKNRIRYWSGGNLYPGLLGAASCAGLEVNSDWKNPRTQRTDPSLLGVNPWRPTGGPSENDLSAFATHNPNGKIVFLPEGMYDPEEFARKREIIAQGGDQAWFEVLREALESSLASARADRVNVFHFTVHPGEFRGDSNRPFGAIEDFLTRVVDPLVEQGRVRWATFSQMTDEFIEWEETHPGVDPRSSSAAMAATVSTTTNIRATPRAVQKQASPSPAGYITFAINVHDWRNIDESANTLLRLISIFEKYGVRGDFYLTEPMVYAYAERRPEVITRLKESGMTISYHVRPPHALYVGFDQALRGLSGQALTEALREYETYRLDLATGGLLRDQPGGYSFVAQTFGRPPVVVGAPNNNPTIKTAALRVYKELGAQMAVIYHECCADPDQPFEYRDGLLVRPSDFSITRWSVSGGPQEAFWWNMLQSRYAAEYNPTNYLKKKLSEWSGSRPPFITALIHENNFSRQGPESWTLVYYADRERTRPLIPPFDLNAPDLSRPRSPEEQEAIWAAYEQLVAYAAANLRVVTSEDIVAMADESMVNENTSNEQALSAPAPANNAATASSSQTQAGRVDRDVTYCTVGDVALKMDIYYPAASRGPAPVAVYVHGGGWTTGDKARGEGVRDIPELVARGYLVAAVNYRLAPRYKFPAMIQDVKCAVRFLRANARRYNINPDRIGAWGGSAGGHLVALLGTADETAGWDVGQYLDYSSRIQAVVDMFGPTDLTAIFDGANPRLLEQVFGTTDRTSEAVRRASPVTWVSRDDPPFLILHGERDPLVPPSQSQIFYDKLVQTGVPATLVMVKNAGHGFVPMGGPISPTRDELTRMIADFFDRYLKKMPASNDRYGVSQGAHRDSVLMPRSFELAAQAGIGWVRFGIWYSLVNPSPGVFRYEESGFDAQVAGVRQRGLQILGQLGFAAPWNTTAPSGLPPGADPLHFPPRDLRAWADYVSQTVSRYKDEIQYWEVWNEPDLRGFWAGTAAQYAELLAVTYDAIKRANPDAKVVLGGLALGGPPQQLNRNFLTEILNDARYPAARYFDIMNFHHYGSREEARQRMDDVRAALRQAGASNKPIWITETGYSSDPSQQNDPNYRGLEGQAEWLRDMIPYLLELGAEKVFWYRLYDYPADFNQDVGARYHGLIDNQGNPKPAYFAYKELIQATTSVTDSTESPPGERPGVHNVEGLLSGEDFRLQAGRLSNKGKRRWKK; from the coding sequence ATGAACACCCTCATGCGAATCGGTTGTCTCACGGCAACGGTCTTGTTGGGAGTACAAGCTCCGATTGTCAGCACGCGTGAAACGGGTCGCGCCGAACCCGTCTTACTTTTCGGCATCGGGATGCACATCGAGCCGCTGGGTCGAACGGCTCAAGGCTACGGCAGCGGCGGAGCCGATTATCGCCAGGGGTCGCTCTTTGAGCGCCACGTGCAAGACATTCTCACCGTAGCGAGGATGATCGAAGCCCACGGCGGGCGCATGACCGTTCAGGCGCAATCGCCGTTCACCCAGGTTGCGACCGAACGAGGCAACACCATTCTCGCCGATCTTGAGGCCCGGGGCCACGAGATCGGTCTGCACTTTCACGAGGATGCCCATCTCGGAAGGAACCCGGAGCAGCTTGCCGTCGAGACCTGGTGCGCCGTGATGCAACAGGAGATCGGACTCATTCATCAAGCGGGCGTGAAGAATCGCATTCGCTACTGGAGCGGGGGCAATCTCTATCCGGGACTGCTGGGAGCGGCATCTTGCGCCGGACTTGAAGTCAACAGCGACTGGAAGAATCCGAGAACTCAACGTACAGACCCTTCGCTTTTGGGAGTGAATCCCTGGCGTCCGACGGGCGGCCCGAGCGAGAACGACCTCTCGGCCTTTGCCACGCACAATCCCAACGGGAAGATCGTCTTCTTGCCCGAGGGCATGTATGACCCGGAGGAGTTCGCGCGCAAGCGCGAGATCATCGCTCAGGGAGGAGATCAGGCGTGGTTCGAGGTGCTGCGCGAGGCATTAGAAAGCTCGCTCGCATCAGCGAGAGCCGATCGAGTCAACGTCTTTCACTTCACGGTCCATCCGGGAGAATTTCGCGGTGATTCCAATCGTCCCTTTGGCGCCATCGAGGATTTTCTCACCCGCGTCGTAGACCCGCTCGTCGAGCAGGGACGTGTGCGCTGGGCGACGTTTTCGCAGATGACCGATGAGTTCATCGAGTGGGAAGAGACGCATCCGGGCGTTGACCCACGCTCTTCATCAGCAGCGATGGCCGCCACCGTATCCACAACCACGAACATACGGGCCACCCCCCGTGCTGTTCAGAAACAAGCCTCACCCTCACCGGCAGGCTACATAACGTTTGCCATCAACGTGCATGACTGGCGGAACATTGACGAGAGCGCCAACACGTTGCTGCGATTGATCAGCATCTTTGAAAAATACGGCGTGCGTGGGGATTTCTATCTGACCGAACCGATGGTCTACGCCTATGCTGAACGTCGTCCCGAGGTCATCACCCGGCTCAAAGAGAGTGGCATGACCATTAGCTATCACGTCCGCCCGCCGCACGCGCTTTACGTGGGGTTCGATCAGGCGTTGCGTGGGCTGAGCGGGCAGGCGTTGACCGAAGCCCTGCGAGAGTATGAGACGTACAGGCTCGATCTGGCCACCGGCGGATTACTGCGCGACCAGCCCGGCGGCTACAGTTTCGTGGCGCAAACGTTCGGTCGCCCACCGGTGGTCGTGGGCGCGCCCAACAACAATCCCACCATCAAGACGGCGGCCTTGCGAGTTTACAAAGAGCTGGGCGCGCAGATGGCCGTGATTTATCACGAATGCTGCGCTGATCCCGATCAACCGTTTGAATATCGGGACGGATTGCTTGTGCGACCGAGCGATTTCAGCATCACGCGCTGGTCGGTGTCAGGTGGGCCACAAGAGGCCTTCTGGTGGAACATGCTCCAGAGCCGCTATGCAGCCGAGTACAATCCGACGAACTATTTGAAGAAGAAGCTGAGTGAATGGAGCGGGTCGCGTCCCCCATTTATCACCGCGCTCATTCACGAGAATAATTTCTCGCGGCAAGGCCCGGAAAGCTGGACGCTCGTCTACTACGCGGATCGAGAGCGAACCCGGCCGCTCATCCCCCCGTTTGATTTGAATGCGCCGGACCTGTCTCGCCCCCGATCGCCCGAGGAACAAGAAGCAATCTGGGCGGCATACGAGCAACTGGTCGCCTATGCTGCAGCCAACCTGCGCGTGGTCACTTCGGAAGATATCGTAGCGATGGCCGATGAAAGTATGGTCAACGAGAATACGAGCAACGAGCAGGCGTTGAGCGCCCCTGCCCCTGCAAACAACGCCGCGACCGCCTCATCGAGCCAGACTCAAGCGGGCCGCGTTGATCGAGATGTCACCTATTGCACCGTGGGCGATGTGGCCTTGAAGATGGACATTTACTATCCTGCGGCCAGTCGTGGTCCGGCGCCGGTTGCCGTCTACGTCCACGGCGGCGGCTGGACGACCGGCGACAAAGCCCGCGGCGAGGGCGTGCGAGACATCCCCGAGCTTGTTGCTCGCGGTTATCTTGTGGCCGCCGTCAACTATCGCCTGGCGCCGCGCTACAAGTTCCCGGCGATGATTCAAGATGTCAAGTGCGCTGTGCGATTCTTGAGAGCGAATGCCAGGCGATACAACATCAACCCCGACAGGATCGGGGCGTGGGGTGGCAGCGCCGGTGGGCACCTGGTTGCGCTCCTGGGAACCGCCGACGAAACGGCAGGCTGGGATGTCGGGCAATATCTTGACTACTCCAGCCGGATACAAGCCGTCGTTGATATGTTCGGCCCAACAGACCTGACGGCGATTTTCGACGGAGCGAACCCGCGTCTGCTGGAGCAGGTCTTCGGCACAACGGACCGCACTTCTGAGGCGGTCCGACGCGCCAGCCCCGTGACGTGGGTTTCTCGGGACGATCCGCCCTTTCTCATCTTACACGGCGAGCGTGATCCGCTGGTGCCGCCCAGCCAGTCACAGATCTTTTACGACAAGCTTGTCCAGACGGGTGTGCCCGCCACGCTAGTCATGGTGAAGAACGCCGGCCACGGGTTCGTCCCGATGGGCGGGCCCATCAGCCCGACTCGCGATGAGCTGACCAGGATGATCGCCGACTTCTTCGATCGGTATCTGAAGAAAATGCCAGCCAGCAACGATCGGTACGGCGTCAGTCAGGGAGCCCATCGCGATAGCGTTCTCATGCCGCGCTCATTCGAGCTGGCGGCTCAGGCGGGTATCGGCTGGGTGCGCTTTGGCATCTGGTACAGCCTTGTCAATCCTAGCCCCGGCGTCTTTCGCTACGAGGAGTCGGGGTTCGATGCTCAGGTAGCAGGGGTTCGACAACGGGGCCTTCAGATTCTGGGTCAGCTCGGTTTCGCGGCTCCCTGGAATACAACGGCTCCATCCGGTTTGCCTCCAGGCGCTGACCCGCTTCACTTCCCGCCCCGCGATCTGCGAGCCTGGGCCGATTATGTCAGTCAAACCGTCTCGCGCTACAAGGACGAGATTCAATACTGGGAGGTCTGGAACGAGCCGGACCTGCGCGGATTCTGGGCGGGCACAGCAGCTCAGTACGCAGAACTCCTGGCCGTGACCTACGATGCCATCAAACGGGCCAATCCCGATGCCAAAGTGGTCCTGGGAGGGCTCGCTCTCGGTGGACCACCTCAACAGCTCAATCGAAATTTCCTGACCGAAATCCTCAACGACGCTCGGTATCCGGCTGCCCGATACTTTGACATCATGAATTTCCACCACTACGGGTCGCGGGAGGAAGCGCGACAGAGGATGGACGATGTGCGCGCGGCCCTGCGTCAGGCAGGCGCTTCAAACAAGCCCATCTGGATCACGGAGACGGGCTATTCGAGCGATCCCTCCCAACAGAACGATCCCAACTATCGGGGATTAGAGGGACAGGCTGAATGGCTTCGTGACATGATTCCCTATTTGCTTGAACTCGGGGCCGAGAAGGTCTTCTGGTATCGGCTCTACGATTACCCTGCCGACTTCAACCAGGATGTCGGCGCGCGCTACCACGGGCTGATTGACAACCAGGGGAATCCTAAGCCGGCCTACTTCGCCTACAAGGAGTTGATTCAAGCTACTACCTCGGTAACCGATTCAACAGAATCACCGCCTGGCGAGCGTCCAGGCGTTCATAATGTTGAGGGCTTACTCAGTGGAGAGGATTTTCGACTGCAGGCTGGAAGGCTGTCCAACAAAGGAAAAAGGAGGTGGAAAAAATGA
- the rnc gene encoding ribonuclease III codes for MTGERPDLGELENIIGYRFKNRTYLERALTHRSYAHEMGQTALADNEALEFLGDAILGFLVSAWLLELFPTLSEGRLSKAKAFLVSADNLHVHAERIHLGDYLRLNRGEEKTGGRRKRTLLVDAYEALIAAIYLDGGIEAAERFLREQFQEVMLSLRPEDTERLDYKTALQEELQARGLPPPAYEVLSVEGPAHARTFHISLSVGNRVIAYGRGRSLKVAHQQAARLAFAQLEKIEQWLIQGQVTAAPEVVTEELLPSSLSVPASDTDVERPRC; via the coding sequence ATGACGGGTGAGCGACCAGACCTCGGCGAGCTGGAGAACATCATCGGCTATCGGTTCAAGAATCGCACGTATTTGGAGCGGGCGTTGACCCATCGGTCCTACGCCCATGAGATGGGACAGACGGCGCTCGCCGATAATGAAGCCCTGGAATTTCTCGGAGACGCAATTCTGGGGTTCCTCGTTAGTGCCTGGTTGCTGGAACTTTTCCCCACCTTATCCGAAGGCCGGCTGTCGAAGGCGAAAGCTTTCCTCGTCAGCGCCGACAACCTTCACGTTCATGCCGAGCGCATTCATCTGGGCGACTATCTGCGGTTGAACCGGGGCGAGGAAAAAACCGGCGGGCGGCGCAAGCGCACCTTGCTGGTGGATGCTTATGAGGCATTGATCGCCGCGATCTATCTGGATGGAGGGATCGAAGCAGCGGAGCGATTCCTGCGCGAGCAGTTTCAGGAGGTCATGTTGAGCCTCCGTCCTGAAGATACGGAGCGGCTGGATTACAAGACGGCCTTGCAGGAAGAGCTGCAAGCGCGGGGTTTGCCGCCTCCGGCCTATGAGGTCCTCTCCGTCGAAGGTCCGGCTCATGCCCGCACGTTTCACATCAGCCTGAGCGTGGGGAATCGGGTGATCGCCTACGGACGAGGGCGCTCACTGAAGGTCGCTCATCAGCAGGCGGCCCGCCTGGCATTCGCCCAACTGGAGAAGATCGAGCAATGGTTGATTCAGGGTCAGGTGACAGCCGCTCCCGAAGTGGTAACCGAGGAGTTGCTCCCTTCATCGCTCTCTGTCCCCGCATCTGACACGGACGTCGAACGACCGAGATGTTGA
- the lepB gene encoding signal peptidase I, producing the protein MTEESIVDPRSETPPDTPPPLPEAPPSVEPSKSTLREYFESAVVTVIMALFGMTFIVQAVKVPTGSMQNNILIGDHLLVNKFIFAGAPHGIWGKILPYREVRRGDVIVFKYPQNPEVNYVKRVIGLPGDTVLVRNARVYINGQELPEHRVFARNPGIDATDSALMLVKDEPPPPGATYRVYWDAYRLETGDLASGAHESGTYAVTQPFTVPDGSFFVMGDNRDDSEDSRFWGTVPRENVVGRALVVYWSYDERMAALSRNPLSSILRHVRWRRTGTLIR; encoded by the coding sequence ATGACCGAAGAGAGCATCGTTGACCCTCGATCTGAGACTCCTCCCGACACGCCCCCGCCACTTCCCGAAGCCCCTCCCTCGGTCGAACCGTCGAAATCCACTCTTCGAGAATACTTCGAATCGGCGGTCGTCACCGTGATCATGGCTCTGTTCGGCATGACTTTCATCGTTCAGGCGGTAAAAGTTCCCACCGGTTCGATGCAGAATAACATCCTCATCGGGGACCATCTGCTCGTCAACAAATTTATCTTTGCCGGTGCGCCCCATGGCATTTGGGGCAAAATCCTCCCCTACCGCGAAGTGCGACGGGGCGACGTGATCGTCTTCAAATATCCCCAGAACCCGGAAGTCAACTATGTCAAGCGGGTCATCGGATTGCCGGGGGACACGGTGTTGGTGCGGAACGCTCGCGTCTACATTAACGGACAGGAGCTGCCGGAACATCGCGTGTTCGCCCGCAATCCCGGGATTGATGCGACCGATTCCGCTTTGATGCTGGTCAAGGATGAACCGCCTCCACCGGGGGCGACGTACCGCGTCTACTGGGACGCCTATCGGCTGGAGACGGGCGATCTTGCGTCCGGCGCTCACGAGAGTGGAACCTATGCGGTGACGCAACCGTTCACGGTCCCTGACGGTTCCTTCTTCGTCATGGGAGATAATCGCGATGACAGCGAGGACAGCCGCTTCTGGGGAACGGTTCCGCGAGAGAATGTGGTCGGTCGAGCCTTGGTCGTCTATTGGTCTTATGACGAGCGCATGGCAGCGCTTTCCCGCAATCCCCTCAGTAGCATACTTCGTCACGTCCGCTGGCGACGAACGGGAACCTTGATTCGCTGA
- a CDS encoding phosphoglucomutase/phosphomannomutase family protein codes for MSRSRIAFGTSGWRAIIAEDFTFDRVARVVQAIAVYLQRQEGRGKVIVGYDTRFLAEDFAAHAARVLADAGFEVLLCTEPVPTPAVAYAILAERALGAVNITASHNPPEYQGIKFSTATGAPALPEVTRQIEQEVERLEAGESSPPSRSGGRITEYSPRQGYLRDLAAKIDYTAIAGAQLRVAVDPLWGTARHYLDQALREAGAEVIVLHDSRDVLFGGRAPEPSEERLSELASCVRDNRCHLGVATDGDADRFGIVDHQGEFISPNQLIALLFDYLCETRPWTGGVARSVATSHQVDRVARRRQRPVYETPVGFKYIGELLRQGKIILGGEESAGLSIHGHYPEKDGILACLLAVEAVARTGMSLTSLLERLYRTDGRLVSRRIEIELDEEAKRRLRKKLSGDLPEDVFGRRVVKIDRTDGVKFVFEDESWLLLRISGTEPVARCYAEATSEADLEVLLEHGRTFALD; via the coding sequence GTGAGCCGGAGCCGCATTGCATTCGGGACCTCGGGCTGGCGCGCGATCATCGCGGAGGATTTTACATTTGATCGCGTCGCGCGGGTCGTCCAGGCTATCGCCGTTTATCTCCAGCGGCAAGAGGGCAGGGGAAAAGTGATCGTCGGCTATGACACGCGATTTCTCGCCGAAGACTTTGCCGCGCACGCCGCCCGCGTGCTGGCCGACGCGGGGTTTGAGGTCCTTCTCTGTACGGAGCCGGTTCCCACGCCGGCAGTGGCCTATGCGATTTTGGCCGAACGCGCACTCGGGGCGGTGAACATCACCGCCAGCCATAATCCGCCGGAATATCAGGGGATCAAGTTCTCGACGGCGACGGGCGCTCCGGCTCTGCCGGAGGTGACCCGCCAGATCGAACAAGAGGTTGAACGGTTGGAAGCGGGCGAATCATCCCCGCCATCGAGATCGGGAGGTCGGATCACCGAGTACAGCCCGCGCCAGGGGTATCTGCGAGATCTCGCCGCGAAGATTGATTATACCGCCATCGCCGGGGCGCAGTTGCGGGTCGCGGTGGATCCGTTGTGGGGAACGGCTCGCCATTACCTGGATCAGGCTTTGCGCGAGGCTGGCGCGGAGGTCATCGTTCTTCACGACTCCCGTGACGTTCTGTTCGGAGGCCGGGCTCCGGAGCCATCTGAAGAAAGACTCAGCGAGCTGGCCTCTTGCGTTCGGGACAATCGGTGCCATCTCGGTGTGGCGACCGATGGCGATGCCGACCGATTCGGCATCGTGGATCATCAGGGTGAATTCATCTCGCCCAATCAACTTATCGCCCTGCTGTTTGACTACCTGTGCGAGACGCGACCCTGGACCGGGGGCGTCGCCCGCAGCGTGGCGACATCTCATCAAGTAGATCGGGTGGCCCGTCGCCGCCAGCGTCCCGTGTATGAAACGCCGGTGGGGTTCAAGTACATTGGAGAACTTCTCCGGCAGGGGAAAATCATCCTCGGCGGCGAAGAAAGCGCCGGATTGTCAATCCACGGACATTACCCCGAGAAAGATGGCATCCTCGCCTGTCTGCTGGCCGTCGAGGCGGTGGCGCGAACCGGGATGAGTCTCACTTCCTTACTCGAGCGTCTCTACCGCACCGATGGACGGCTGGTCAGCCGACGCATCGAGATTGAACTGGATGAAGAAGCAAAACGCCGATTGAGAAAGAAGCTATCGGGGGATTTACCGGAAGACGTCTTCGGACGGCGCGTGGTGAAAATTGATCGGACCGACGGGGTCAAGTTCGTTTTCGAGGACGAGTCGTGGTTGCTGCTCAGGATCTCAGGCACCGAGCCGGTGGCTCGTTGCTATGCGGAAGCGACATCAGAAGCGGATCTGGAGGTGCTCCTTGAACACGGTCGGACATTCGCGCTCGATTAA
- a CDS encoding Glu/Leu/Phe/Val dehydrogenase dimerization domain-containing protein yields MQVEENLNPFEITQIQFDRAARYLNLDEGMQALLKSPKRQMIVSIPVKMDDGSLRVFEGYRVQHNIARGPGKGGIRYHPDVTLDEVKALAAWMTWKCATVNLPYGGAKGGVRVNPK; encoded by the coding sequence ATGCAGGTCGAAGAGAATCTCAATCCGTTTGAGATCACGCAGATTCAGTTTGACCGAGCCGCTCGGTATCTCAACCTGGATGAGGGGATGCAGGCGCTGCTGAAGTCGCCCAAGCGCCAGATGATCGTCTCGATTCCCGTCAAGATGGACGATGGATCGCTGCGTGTCTTTGAAGGGTATCGGGTGCAGCACAACATCGCCCGCGGTCCCGGCAAAGGGGGGATTCGTTATCACCCCGATGTCACGCTGGACGAGGTGAAGGCGCTCGCCGCCTGGATGACCTGGAAGTGCGCCACCGTCAATCTTCCCTATGGCGGGGCGAAGGGAGGCGTGCGCGTCAATCCCAAGGA